In the Aquimarina spinulae genome, TCCTTAAACCAAATGATTTTACCTCCTAATTCAAACTCATTATCATTATTTAAAATTCCTTGAATTGCAGGTGAAACCTCCAGGTCTCTATCAAATGAGAAAAAAGAGTTCATTTCTAACTCCTCCATACCTAATTTTGAAAACTTAGAATAAAGATCATTAAATTCATTCCAATCTTTAAAAGAAAATCTATCCGTTTTTGATTCAATAGTTGACTCGACACTTGCCTCATGTTCAATAGAATTGACATCTCCTTTTTCACAAGAAATGATTACTGTCATTATGAACAGTAAAAAAATGATTTTTTTCATAATATTAAGGTTTTAAGATTATTTTTGCACAAAATAATTTCTGTCATGCATTCAGAATTTGTATAATGAAATTGGCCAATTCATAAATGAATGTTTTCAACAGTAAGCATGTTACCGGCAAAAACAATAATTACAACTACTTTAACTTTTCTTACAAAAAAAGTTTTAAAGTAATACCATTTCATAATCATCTATTAATTCAAAACTAATGTCTGATCAAATCATAGAAACCCAAAATGCAATCAACACACTAAAAAAAGGAGGGATTATCCTCTATCCTACCGATACGATTTGGGGTATTGGTTGTGATGCTACTAATGCAGAAGCAGTTGATAAGGTATATGCCTTAAAAAAACGGGAAGAAAGCAAATCCATGATTTGTTTGGTTAGTGATTTTAAAATGCTGCAACAATACATAGAAGAAGTTCCTGAAGTAGCCTATGATATTCTAAAATATGCTTCAAAACCCACTACTATTATCTATGACAGACCTTTGCATGTTGCAGAAAATATTATTGCAGATGATAACACATTAGGTATTCGAGTGGTAAGAGATCCTTTTTGCGGAAAACTAATTAGGAAGCTTAAAAGACCTATCGTCTCAACTTCTGCTAACATTAGTGGTATGCCTGCTCCAAAAAACTTAAAAGAAATACCTGCTGCAATTTTGGAAGGCGTAGACTATGTCGTAAATTTGCCCCTACAAAAAAAAGGAGCTAAACCTTCTTCGATTATTAAAATAGGAGGAGATAGTACCGTAAAAATTATTAGGAAGTAATTGATTCATGTCGGAAATCAAAAATTATAAAGAAGCATTACAACATCCAATTTTTGATACAATTGCCAAAGCATCAGCAAGTCTAAAACTAGACAGCTATGTTATCGGTGGATTTGTAAGAGATCATATATTGCAAAGAAAAACTGCTAAAGATATTGACATCGTTGCTATTGGCAGCGGTATAGCATTAGCAAAAGAAGTCTCTAATCTTTTACCGGGTAATCCCAAAGTACAGGTTTTTAAAACCTATGGTACTGCAATGCTAAAAGCTGATGATATCGAGGTAGAATTTGTTGGAGCACGAAAAGAATCTTACTCTGAAAATAGTCGCAATCCCATCGTAGAAAACGGAAGTTTAGAAGATGACCAAAATAGACGGGATTTTACGATTAATACTCTTGCTTTACACCTATCACCAGAACATTATGGAGAAATACTGGATCCTTTTAATGGTTTAGAAGATCTTAAATCAAAAATAATTCGTACTCCTCTAGATCCTGATATTACGTATTCTGATGATCCTTTGCGAATGATGAGAGCAATTCGTTTTGCTACACAACTCAATTTCAAAATAGAATCTACCTCGCTAGAGGCTATTGCAAAAAACAAAG is a window encoding:
- a CDS encoding L-threonylcarbamoyladenylate synthase; translated protein: MSDQIIETQNAINTLKKGGIILYPTDTIWGIGCDATNAEAVDKVYALKKREESKSMICLVSDFKMLQQYIEEVPEVAYDILKYASKPTTIIYDRPLHVAENIIADDNTLGIRVVRDPFCGKLIRKLKRPIVSTSANISGMPAPKNLKEIPAAILEGVDYVVNLPLQKKGAKPSSIIKIGGDSTVKIIRK